DNA from Rubripirellula lacrimiformis:
TGGTCCCCAATTGGCGTGCAAACAACTGATACGCAAACGCGGCTTCGTTGGTTGCTTTCCCCGAAGTATAGAAAGCTGCCCGATCAGGCGTGGAGATGGAATGCAGTTCGGATGCAATCAAGGCATACGCGTCTGCCCACGAAATTGGTTCGTAGTGCGTCGCGCCATCACGCAGCACCACCGGCTCGATCAATCGCCCCTGTTGTTCAAGCCAATAGTCGGTGTGCGTGGACAGTTGGGCGACCGAATGCTGACGAAAGAAGTCGGCAGTCACGGTGCGAGTGTCAGCTTCATGCGCTACGGCCTTCGCGCCGTTTTCACAGAAGTCAAAAGAGGACCGTTTGCCATCGTGATCAGGCCAGGCACAACCGGGGCAATCGGTGCCGGATTTCTGATTCAATTGCAACAGCGGCAACGTCCCACGAACCACCCCCGCTTCGCCCCAGGCGTACCGAACACTGTTGAGGACGGCCGGCAAACCCGCGGATTTCTGCTTCGGCGACTTCAGTGTCAGATCGTCCCCCGAATTCTCGGGCAGCAGCCAGATGTCACCGTGATCCGTGACGATGGGTGTTGCGACAACATTCTTGGTGACGGATGCGTTAGCCATTCGAGTTCGCTCGTAGACGCGAAAATTGGAAACAAGATTTTGGAAAGCCAGCGATGGGACCAAACGAATCGGTTGGCGTCCTAAACGATTCGCCCACAGTCATGATAGACGTTGAATCCATCCGGCTTTGCGAACCCGACCAACGTCATGTCATGCCGCTGTGCCAATTCGATTGCCAAACTGGATGGGGCACCGACGGCGATCACCACTGGGATGCCAACGACAAGTGCTTTTTGAACCAGTTCAAAACTGATCCGCCCGCTTAGCACCAGCACAGAATCGGCGACCACCGAGATATCGTCCAACCATTGCCCGCCAATCAATTTGTCGAGCGCGTTGTGTCGACCAACGTCTTCCTCCACAGCCAGCAGACGACCGGTGCGGTCGAACAATCCGCTGGCGTGCAGACCGCCGGTCCGGTCGAACAACGATTGCGAATCTCGCAGACGCTGCGGAAGTTGACCAATCAGGTCGGCCGGAATGGTCGGGACGCCGTCGTGCAGCGGTGTTTGGATTTGCACGCTGACAGCTTCGATCGACGCTTTGCCACAAACGCCACAACTGCTGGTCGTATAGAAATGTCGCTGCAGCCGATCCAGGTCAATCTGCAACCCAGGCCTTAACTTCACTCGGACAACCGAGCCGCTGCGGCAAACCCGGGTGGCAACCACGTCATCGCGGTCGCGAATGATCCCCTCGGTGACCAGGAAACCCACCGCCAACTTGGAATCATCGCCGGGAGTTCGCATGGTGATCGAAATCGAATGATCGACCAGCTTGCCATCGACGCTGATGATGATGCGAATTTCCAACGGTTGTTCGATGGCGACGTCGTCCGGCTTGGCCGTGATCGTCGTACCGCGAAATCGCCGAACCGTGAATTCGCGGATGCCGGGCGATGCTTCCGGTTTCGTATTGGTAGTCATCAGATCCTGGTTCTGGTTAGCCATTTTCGCAGAGATAGCCGTTCCACTCTGACGAAACTGACTGCCAGTTTCAATATCACGTGTCCTCTTCGCCATGGTGCACCGCTTTGAATCCCACCGCTCGCCCGCTGGTTCTGGGGTGCGTAAAGACGGTGTTTTATCCCCGCATGCAACGGAAACCCGCAATCACGCAGATTAGCAGGATCATGCACCGAACCGCCCAGACCGCTCTGCAAGCGTGGGTGTTTCAGCAAATTACCGAATCGGCGTGACGCTGACGCGGTGAAATCGGTACCGACAGTCGTAGGCGCCGAGGAACAGCTTGGTTTTGTCGGGCGTCGCCCAATAGTCGCCCAGCGACAATCGACTCGATTCGCCTGTCCAATCGATGACCCGTTGGCCGTCCACATCGATCTGCACATGCCGATCACGCACCGTGACCACAATCTGTGACAACCGCCCCTGCCGGAAAAGTTGACCACCCAAAGTCGTTTCATTGCCAACATTTTGGCCGTCAACATTCTCCAGTGCACTTTGCGCTGCCTCACCCGCACCGTAGCCCAAAAGTGCGGCAAACCGGTGGTCACCCATTTTCTGACCCAGCAACAGTCCGGTGGGTGGATCCAGCGGCTCGACGATCACGCACAATCGATAGTGGCGAGGCGGGCTAGCGGGAAGCTGGATCCTAGCACCGTAGGCTTTCGGACTGATCAAGCGGCCCTCGGCCATCGTCCATTTCCCATTCTGCCAGGCGGAATCGAGATCCATGGTCGACAGCAAATCGGTTTCGTCACTCAGCTTCGACACCGATGGCACAACACCATCCCCGGTCGCATCGGTGCGATCTCTGGACGGGTTCAGATCCATCGACAACTGGGTGGGTTGCGGCGGAACATCGGGATCCGATCGCACTTGGAAATACCCCCACAGCTCTGCCTGTTCACCGGAATCCAGTTCGGCATCGATGCGATAGCTGACCGGGGTGGCACGGTCGAAGCTCCCCAGGTCGGCTGTTGCGGGTGCCGATACCGATTCACTCTGTGGGATTTCGATCCAGGCGGCATCGATCGCGGTTTGAACTCGGACGCGCAGCGATTTCACCTTGGCGTGCTGTGGCCAAGTCAATTTCAACTGGACCGACTGTCCCGGAACGGGCACCATCGGTTCGGGGATGGCGGTGAATTTCGTAAACAGTTCTAGCTGTGGATTGGAAGGTGGTTCCTGCGGCTGCCACTGCAACCGAGACTTCTGTTCCTTGTCCAACCACGACTCGTTGATCCATCCGCGGTACTGTCCCATGCTCATCACCGACCCATTGCCGGGCTCGGGATGTGGCAACCCCACAGTATGCCCGCATCCTTCGTGGTACACGACACAGTCGCTGCCACGACAGGGAACCCGCCACCCATCGCCGCTTACCAATCCCCAACCGATTCCACGATCGGCAAGGTAAACCGCGCGGGATCCACCGGCGGCTGCCCCTGGGAAATGCTGGCCACCATTGAGGTTCCCATCAAATACGAATTGTCCGCTGGCATCCGGTTTGAGCCGAAAGAAATCGTCCAGTGGTTGCCAATTGATATCGCTAAGCACCAACAGAATCCGAAAGCGGTCGCTTTCTTTCTGAGCGAACTGCAAGCGGCGGTCGACTTGGCCCAAGGTGCGAAAGAAGATCGCATTGGCATCACCTTGACGCAGCTTTGCGGTCGCATCTTCGGAAACAAACGGCTGGGAAAGGACCTCCGTTTTCAGCGTCGACTGGACACCGAATTCTCGCTGATGAAACCATTCGATCCGGCGACAGAAATAGTCCACTCGCTGGCGCCAATCGGGAAGCGGCGTGCGATCCTGAGGAACAAAGTACACCACCGTGACGTCCACATTGGCCGTTTTGTGCTGGCCGTCCCAGGTGGTGGTCTGTGCGATCGCCAATGGCGAAAGCAACCAAAACGCGACCAAATAGAGATTGGAAATCACATACTTCACGGCACACACCCATCTGCGGATCTAGAAATACAATCGGCGCGATGGGGTCCATCGCGGTCCGATCTCAGATTCTAGTCAGCGATGTTCCAAGACGTCGACCGACGGCTTCGTACCTTATTGCTTGCTGATCGTCGAAATGTCCAGCATGGGAAGCATGATCGACATCACGATCCCAGCGACGACGACCCCCATGACCAAGATCACGACCGGTTCCAAAGCAACGACCAAACGCTTGATTTTCCGTTCGGCTTCTTCTTCGTAGAACATTCCGATGTCTTCCAGGACTTCGGCGACTCGCCCCGTCCGCTCGGCCGTCGCCATCATTTGGCCGGCTTCCGGCGGCACGAAGTCACATTCCGATAGCGCGGTACTGGCCGGCAAACCGTCGATCAGGTTGCGTTCGACCTGCCGCAACAGAGCCTGCCAATAGGGGTCCATCGTGGTCTGCTGAGACAACTGGACCGACTGCAACATCGGCACACCACCGTGCACCATCCCGGCAATCGTCCGCAAAGTGCGTCCGGCCTGCAGCGGGCGATAGGCATCACGAATCAGGGGACCGTACATCAGAAACCGTCCTAGCGGTCGCACCACGATGGGATGCGTCCGCAACATCCACATCGTCACCAGCGTGCCGATGACCGATGGGATGATCAGCAACCACCATTGACGACAAAAGACGCCGAACGACAACAACACTTCGGTGTAGATCGGGACCGGTTTCCCCATCGATTCGAAAACTTTGCTGAACTGCGGTAAGACCCCCAGGATCAACGCCGCCAAAACCACGACCGACGCGAACACCAAGATAGCGGGATAGACAAGCGATCCGACAATCGTCCCCCGCATCTGCAATTCACCACGCATCCGGGCGCATACTCTGCCCAGGGTTCGGGGAACTTCGCCGGAACGTTCCGCTGCGGCCAACATCGGCGGCAGCGTCGTTGGAAAACAATGACCATGAATGGCCATCGCTTCCGAAAATGCGTGCCCCGAATTGACGCTCTCGTGAATATCCTGCAAAGCCTTGGCAAGCTTGACGTCGGTACAGTTCTTTGCGACGGCATCGATCGCGTCTGCGATTTCGATCCCGTTCTGGCTCATCACGGCCAACTGATTGACGACCAGCAGCACACGACCGGCGGGCACCTTCGCACCACGGCGTTTCGCCAAGACAGGCGTATGGGCATCCGAATCGCGATCGATGGTTTCGATCGACGTGGCGGATGATGGCTGGTTCGATCGTCCGCCGGACGTACCCTTGGCACCGCCGGACTGGCCGACGGGGCTGGGGCTTGTCGGTTTCTGCCGACCGGCGTTTTGGTTAACCGCCGGCTGTCCACTCGTCCCCTGCCGCTGGTTTCCCGATGGCGGTGGAGTGAATTGAAACGGGGCGAAGGCGGAAGACATCGAAAGCCTAGCAGCAATGCGTTGGGAATGATTAGCGGTGTTGTAAGGTCGTGTTGGTCAAGCGAAGGCGAGACATCAATCCACCAGAGCGACACGAGTGACTTCATCCAACGAAGTCACTGAATCGACCGCCAAACGCAACCCTTCGCTCAACAGCGTCGGGCCTCGGTGGGCGGCTCGGATATCGTCCAAATTCGCATCGTCGTTGATCATCGTTCGCAGCGAAGAATTGCATTCCAACATTTCATAGATCCCGGTCCGGCCTCGGTACCCAGATTCAAAACACTGGGAACAACCGCGACTTTGGGCAAAGGGATGTCGCGTGTCACCTTGGAACTGCAGATCCGACAAGATCCGAGCCGACGGATAATAGGTTTCGCGACAGGACGGGCAAAGATTGCGAACCAATCGCTGTGCGATCACACCGACCAATGCAGCGGAGATTTTGAATCGCTCGATCCCCATATCGACCAACCGGGTGATGGCCGATGCGCTATCGTTGGTGTGCAAAGTACTCAGCACCAAGTGACCTGTCAGTGCAGCCTGGATCGCGGTCTCGGCCGTTTCGCGGTCACGAATTTCACCGACCATGATCACGTCAGGGTCCTGTCGCAAAATACTGCGCAGCGCCTTGGCAAAAGACATCCCGGTATCGGACTGAACCTGTACTTGGTTGATCAATTCCAACTGATATTCGACAGGGTTTTCCACCGTGATGATATTCCGCTGGACCCCTTTGATCATTTCGATTGCCGAATACAGCGTGGTGGTTTTCCCGCTGCCCGTCGGACCGGTCACCAAGACCAAACCGTGCGGACGGCGAAGCATCCGGTTGGCAATTGCCAACGATTCGTCGGCCATCCCCAATCGGTTCAAATCGAACGTCACACTTTGGCGATCCAGTACCCGCATCACGACTTTCTCGCCCAGCACCGTTGGCAGCGTCGAAACACGAAGATCGACCTCGCGTCGATTCATACGGACATGCAAACGTCCGTCCTGGGGCTGGCGATGCTCGGCGATGTCAAGCTTTGCCATCACCTTGATCCGAGAGACGATCGCAGAGTGCAGATCTTTGCGTGGCTTCATCACTTCGCGCAGGGCACCATCGATCCGAAAACGCACCGACGTGCACTTGGCACCCGGTTCGATGTGAATATCGCTGGCGCCCTGGCCGATCGCCTGCACGATCGCATAGTTGACCAGGTTGATGACGGGGCTGCCCTCGGCCAACTGAATCGACCCCGACAGGTCCAGGTCGATGGTTTCCGCATCAAAGTCAAGTTGTTCGACATCCAGGTCGGCTGTCACCGAGTCAACGGCAAAGTCATCCTCGTAACAACGAGGTAACAATCGGTCGATGCTGGCGGCTAATGTAAAAACGGGCCGGATTCGACATCCACTGATTCGGGCTAGCGAATCGATCGCCGACAAATCATGCGGGTCCGCCATGGCGACGGTCAGTTCGTCGCGGACTCGCATCAGCGGCAGTGCACGCAGACGTTCGGCTTCGTCACGAGGCACTAGACCGACCGCCAACGGGTCGATCAAACCTTCGCGCAGCCGCACACCTTCCACACCCAACTGTTCGCCAAGGTGCGGAATCAAGTCGCCTTCGTCGACCAACCCTAGTTCGGTAATGACTTCGCCAAGACGTTTGAAACGACCGCGTTTGGATCGCTGGGTCCCGTCGGCTTCAGCCTGCAGTCGCATGCGTTCGGTTTCGACCTTTTGGTGTTCCAAGGCCGATTCCAATTGATCGGGCCGCAGTAGACCGGCTTCGATCAACCGTTCCCCTAACAAGGCTCCCTGTTTGCGAATGCGCAGGTGGGAACGGGACGCGGGAAGCGCGATCGCGGCGGCGAAGTCATCCGCGGTTTCGATGGCTGGCTGGCAAAGCATCAGGCAAAGCTCCCAAGAGCAGCGGTTAAATCAGAGAATCGCTGGACCGTCGAACCCACACTGGTGATCCGCAGAATGTCGTTGCTAAGTTCGTTCGCCGAACACAATCGAACGCAACCGCCACGCCGGCAACAGTCTTCGTCAAGCGAAAGAATCCATTCCAATCCGGCACCATCGATCAACGGCGTTTCCGACAGGTCAATGATGACATCGGGAACACCACCGACCAGCAACGGACGCACCATTTCATTCAAACTGGCGATCGATTCAGCGCGGACCGGGTCCGTCGGGCGAATTGCGATGACCGCGCCATGTCTTTCGATTCGAGCCATCGTTTCCACCTCCTGCACTGGGTGACTGATTTGAATTGCGTGAAGTTCGCGACGACGTGTCGCTATCCAAGGTTAGCATGCGTTTCGCGAACCCGACCGGGTTCTTCGAGAGAGCACGTGGGGCAGCCTCGGCCCAGGACGATTCCGTGCAGAACCGCGATCAAAGATGCCGCTGAACACGATCCAACTAGATCGTGATGGCGGACCGATTCATGACGGGCAAACGCAGCGTGAACACACAGCCTTCGCCAACGGAGCTGCGAAGTTCAAGATCGCCGCCGTGCAGTCGCGCGATTTCACGTGCAAATGCCAATCCCAATCCGTTGCCTTGCTCGACCGCTTCGCGTGTACCGACACATCGATAGAACTTCTCGAACACTTTCTCTTGTTCGTCTTCGGGAATTCCAGGTCCGTTGTCCTCGACATCAATTCGAATCCAACGATCATCGGCAGCCAGTCGCAGCACCACTTCGCCACCTTCGGGGGTGTACTTCACAGCGTTGCCGAC
Protein-coding regions in this window:
- the fdhD gene encoding formate dehydrogenase accessory sulfurtransferase FdhD encodes the protein MTTNTKPEASPGIREFTVRRFRGTTITAKPDDVAIEQPLEIRIIISVDGKLVDHSISITMRTPGDDSKLAVGFLVTEGIIRDRDDVVATRVCRSGSVVRVKLRPGLQIDLDRLQRHFYTTSSCGVCGKASIEAVSVQIQTPLHDGVPTIPADLIGQLPQRLRDSQSLFDRTGGLHASGLFDRTGRLLAVEEDVGRHNALDKLIGGQWLDDISVVADSVLVLSGRISFELVQKALVVGIPVVIAVGAPSSLAIELAQRHDMTLVGFAKPDGFNVYHDCGRIV
- a CDS encoding type II secretion system F family protein — its product is MSSAFAPFQFTPPPSGNQRQGTSGQPAVNQNAGRQKPTSPSPVGQSGGAKGTSGGRSNQPSSATSIETIDRDSDAHTPVLAKRRGAKVPAGRVLLVVNQLAVMSQNGIEIADAIDAVAKNCTDVKLAKALQDIHESVNSGHAFSEAMAIHGHCFPTTLPPMLAAAERSGEVPRTLGRVCARMRGELQMRGTIVGSLVYPAILVFASVVVLAALILGVLPQFSKVFESMGKPVPIYTEVLLSFGVFCRQWWLLIIPSVIGTLVTMWMLRTHPIVVRPLGRFLMYGPLIRDAYRPLQAGRTLRTIAGMVHGGVPMLQSVQLSQQTTMDPYWQALLRQVERNLIDGLPASTALSECDFVPPEAGQMMATAERTGRVAEVLEDIGMFYEEEAERKIKRLVVALEPVVILVMGVVVAGIVMSIMLPMLDISTISKQ
- a CDS encoding GspE/PulE family protein, encoding MLCQPAIETADDFAAAIALPASRSHLRIRKQGALLGERLIEAGLLRPDQLESALEHQKVETERMRLQAEADGTQRSKRGRFKRLGEVITELGLVDEGDLIPHLGEQLGVEGVRLREGLIDPLAVGLVPRDEAERLRALPLMRVRDELTVAMADPHDLSAIDSLARISGCRIRPVFTLAASIDRLLPRCYEDDFAVDSVTADLDVEQLDFDAETIDLDLSGSIQLAEGSPVINLVNYAIVQAIGQGASDIHIEPGAKCTSVRFRIDGALREVMKPRKDLHSAIVSRIKVMAKLDIAEHRQPQDGRLHVRMNRREVDLRVSTLPTVLGEKVVMRVLDRQSVTFDLNRLGMADESLAIANRMLRRPHGLVLVTGPTGSGKTTTLYSAIEMIKGVQRNIITVENPVEYQLELINQVQVQSDTGMSFAKALRSILRQDPDVIMVGEIRDRETAETAIQAALTGHLVLSTLHTNDSASAITRLVDMGIERFKISAALVGVIAQRLVRNLCPSCRETYYPSARILSDLQFQGDTRHPFAQSRGCSQCFESGYRGRTGIYEMLECNSSLRTMINDDANLDDIRAAHRGPTLLSEGLRLAVDSVTSLDEVTRVALVD
- a CDS encoding STAS domain-containing protein; the protein is MARIERHGAVIAIRPTDPVRAESIASLNEMVRPLLVGGVPDVIIDLSETPLIDGAGLEWILSLDEDCCRRGGCVRLCSANELSNDILRITSVGSTVQRFSDLTAALGSFA